AAACTGCATTTAATGAGTCGGTTTTTTCATAAGAGATTTTGTGTTTATCGCAAAGTTCCCGCAGATACCGAAAAGTAAAAGTATGAAGCCTGTCTAAAGCTGCTTCGGGTTCGTTTTTCTCAATGCTTTCTCTTATTGATTTTGCAAGCAATTTAAAGTCTCTGTCGTCAACATTTGGTTGAATTGCGTCAATATGTTCAACAATGCTTTCTTGTTTAAGTCTTTCGGCAATTTTAACGCATTCTTTGTATAGGTTTTCTTCGTCTCTTGGGTCAAGCTCTCCTGTATGAACTTTTGAAAGCCAATAGTCACAAAACGCAGAGAGTAACTTTCCAACTGTATAGTTTGATTCAACTTTAATAAACTGTCTTAAGCGGTTAGCTTTTGAGTTTGATGCGTAATGATATTTTTCATCATCAATGTCAAGTCCGACCACTTCGCCAACAAATTCTTTAAAAGTCCGGTCAGAAAAGTCCATTACATAACCACTTTTCATCCCTAAAAACCTTTCAATAGTTGCTCGTTCTATGTAGGTTAAATCTGCCATTTTTTATTTCGTCAATATTGAAGAGTCGTTTTACAATGCCCGCTAACGGCCGACGCTATGAAAAGTTGCCGATTGCGGGCGATTTCCTATCAAGTTACACAAAAGTTGAAGCGGGCTACAATGCTTGAATACCCACTAAAACCCTTATGGCATATACACTTTGTTAGCGGTTCGTTGTTAACTTTTACGTTCAAAAATAACCTTTCCACTGAATTCAATGTTTTCTCCTAATAAAAGATTTTCTTTAAAGAAATGTAATTCAAAATAAATATGCTTACCTTTCCTATGCTTCATATCTTTTTCATCAAACCCAATTAGATGAATATAGTTGTCAAATAATTTTATTTCCAATTCTTCAATAATTTCCATTTTATCTCTTTCATATTTAATATTTGCA
This sequence is a window from Bacteroidales bacterium. Protein-coding genes within it:
- a CDS encoding abortive infection family protein gives rise to the protein MADLTYIERATIERFLGMKSGYVMDFSDRTFKEFVGEVVGLDIDDEKYHYASNSKANRLRQFIKVESNYTVGKLLSAFCDYWLSKVHTGELDPRDEENLYKECVKIAERLKQESIVEHIDAIQPNVDDRDFKLLAKSIRESIEKNEPEAALDRLHTFTFRYLRELCDKHKISYEKTDSLNAVFGKYIKFLTDNKQIESAMAEKILKYSINVIEAFNDIRNNKSFAHDNPVLNYHESILIFNNVSNTIKFIETIEKSIKKTVEPEQANWNDLPF